The following are encoded together in the Drosophila sechellia strain sech25 chromosome 3R, ASM438219v1, whole genome shotgun sequence genome:
- the LOC6607161 gene encoding nuclear factor NF-kappa-B p110 subunit: MNQYYDLDKGKNVMFMNDASSTSGYSSGTSPHSTNQSFSPAHSPETMELQTDFANLNLPGGNSPHQLPMANSPYQHQLLNNGGISQLDATNFNLMNSTGAGVGVANVTNFGNTYMDHQYFVPAPATVPPAQNFGYHQNGLASGGDIKHVPQLRIVEQPVEKFRFRYKSEMHGTHGSLNGANSKRTPKTFPEVTLCNYDGPAVIRCSLFQTNLDSPHSHQLVVRKDERDVCDPHDLHVSKERGYVAQFINMGIIHTAKKYIFEELCKKKQDRLVFQMNRRELSTKQLQELHQETEREAKDMNLNQVRLCFEAFKIEDNGAWVPLAPPVYSNAINNRKSAQTGELRIVRLSKPTGGVMGNDELILLVEKVSKKNIKVRFFEEDEDGETVWEAYAKFRESDVHHQYAIVCQTPAYKDKDVDREVNVYIELIRPSDDERSFPALPFRYKPRDVIVSRKRRRTGTSANSSSSGTVSSNNSLDLPKTLCLAQAPNGLPNLSQHEQTISQEFGREMHLEDLIHSENFRKFIGNNSSDIEKLCQLDMGVLEPDGHGRAESASGRNLTNKYLNDLFKIYEQDRRSPMKNSQHQVEKLFNDHAQMNNNDTLLHEVISQKKDTLKLAIQTIQVMNYFKLRELVNSALNADRDSPLHVACQQDRAHYIRPLLGMGCNPNQKNNAGNTPLHVAVKEEHLNCVESFLNGVPTVKLDLSLTNDDGLTPLHMAIRQNKYDVAKKLISHDRTSISVANTLDGNNALHMAVLEQSVELLVLILDAQNENLTDILQAQNAAGHTPLELAELKANERVVQLLRKVYSEKGELAMTWIPCKVKEEIDSSSDESSDAGQLEIKSEEMDIQTEDEESVELDLSSGRRRWKEESSRDTEMDNNKLQLLLKNKSIYDQLCSLLNQPLGQGSDPQDRKWIQLARQTHLEQFTFMWLGAEDLLDHVKRKGASVEFATFARALQGVDPQAYAVLVNPT, encoded by the exons ATGAATCAGTACTACGACCTAGACAAGGGTAAAAATGTGATGTTTATGAACGATGCATCCAGCACCAGCGGCTATAGCAGCGGTACATCTCCGCACTCCACCAACCAATCCTTTTCACCAGCCCACTCCCCGGAAACCATGGAACTGCAAACGGATTTCGCCAATCTTAATTTGCCCGGCGGCAATTCACCACATCAGCTGCCAATGGCGAATTCACCATACCAGCATCAGCTGTTGAACAACGGCGGAATTTCCCAATTGGATGCTaccaatttcaatttaatgaaCTCCACTGGCGCTGGTGTCGGCGTTGCTAATGTAACCAATTTTGGCAACACGTACATGGATCACCAGTACTTTGTGCCCGCTCCAGCCACTGTGCCACCGGCCCAGAACTTTGGATACCATCAAAATGGCCTGGCATCTGGCGGCGATATCAAACACGTGCCGCAGCTGCGGATCGTTGAGCAACCGGTGGAGAAGTTCCGTTTTCGGTACAAGAGCGAGATGCATGGAACACATGGATCGCTTAATGGCGCCAACTCGAAGCGGACGCCCAAAACCTTCCCGGAGGTCACACTGTGCAACTACGATGGACCCGCCGTCATCCGGTGCAGTTTGTTCCAAACCAACTTGGACAGCCCACATTCCCATCAGCTGGTCGTGCGCAAGGACGAGCGGGATGTGTGCGATCCGCATGATTTGCACGTGTCCAAGGAGCGCGGCTATGTGGCACAGTTTATCAACATGGGTATCATACACACCGCCAAGAAGTACATATTCGAGGAGCTGTGCAAGAAGAAGCAGGATCGCCTGGTCTTTCAGATGAACCGTCGCGAGTTGTCCACCAAACAGCTACAGGAACTGCATCAGGAGACGGAGCGTGAGGCCAAGGACATGAACTTGAACCAG GTGCGGCTCTGCTTTGAGGCCTTTAAAATTGAGGACAACGGCGCATGGGTTCCACTTGCACCGCCTGTGTACAGCAATGCGATCAATAACCGCAAGTCAGCACAAACTGGAGAGCTGCGCATCGTCCGCCTGAGCAAGCCCACTGGCGGGGTGATGGGCAACGATGAGCTTATTCTACTCGTGGAAAAGGTCAGCAAGAAGAACATCAAGGTGCGGTTTTTcgaggaggatgaggacgGGGAAACCGTGTGGGAGGCATACGCAAAGTTCCGCGAATCGGATGTACACCACCAATATGCCATTGTGTGCCAGACGCCTGCGTACAAAGATAAGGACGTGGACCGCGAGGTCAACGTGTACATCGAGCTCATTCGCCCCTCCGACGATGAGCGCTCATTCCCGGCGCTGCCCTTCCGCTACAAGCCACGGGACGTAATTGTGTCGAGGAAACGCCGACGCACCGGGACCTCTGCCAATAGCAGCAGTTCGGGGACAGTCAGCTCTAATAACTCGCTGGATCTGCCCAAAACGCTATGCTTGGCGCAGGCACCAAATGGCTTGCCAAACCTTTCGCAGCATGAACAGACTATAAGTCAGGAGTTCGGACGCGAAATGCATCTAGAGGATTTGATTCATTCCGAAAATTTCCGGAAATTTATCGGGAACAACTCTTCTGATATCGAGAAGTTGTGCCAGTTAGACATGGGAGTGTTGGAGCCCGATGGCCATGGTCGGGCGGAATCGGCATCGGGTCGAAATCTTACCAATAAATACTTGAATGACCTATTCAAAATCTACGAACAGGACCGCCGATCGCCAATGAAAAACTCGCAGCACCAAGTGGAGAAGTTATTTAACGATCATGCTCAGATGAACAATAATGACACGCTCCTGCACGAAGTGATCAGCCAGAAGAAGGACACCCTGAAGCTGGCCATCCAGACAATACAGGTGATGAACTACTTCAAACTGAGAGAGCTGGTCAACAGCGCTTTGAATGCGGACCGTGATAGTCCCCTGCATGTGGCGTGCCAGCAAGACCGAGCGCACTACATACGACCTTTGCTGGGTATGGGCTGCAATCCAAATCAGAAGAATAATGCCGGAAATACCCCACTGCATGTGGCCGTCAAGGAGGAGCACTTGAACTGCGTGGAAAGCTTCCTTAATGGAGTGCCAACCGTTAAATTGGACCTCTCGCTAACGAACGACGATGGTCTGACGCCTTTGCACATGGCCATTCGACAGAACAAGTACGATGTGGCCAAGAAACTGATCAGCCATGATCGGACCTCGATTAGCGTGGCCAACACATTGGATGGTAATAATGCACTCCACATGGCCGTTCTGGAGCAAAGTGTGGAGCTATTGGTGCTCATTCTGGATGCCCAAAATGAAAACCTTACCGACATCCTGCAGGCACAAAATGCAGCCGGCCATACTCCCTTGGAATTGGCCGAACTCAAGGCCAATGAGCGGGTGGTCCAGCTGCTGAGGAAGGTGTATTCGGAGAAGGGAGAACTGGCCATGACCTGGATTCCATGTAAGGTCAAGGAGGAGATCGATTCATCGTCGGACGAAAGTAGCGATGCTGGTCAGCTGGAGATCAAGTCCGAGGAGATGGACATCCAAACAGAGGACGAGGAGTCCGTGGAGTTGGACCTAAGTAGTGGTCGTCGAAGATGGAAAGAAGAATCCAGTAGAGACACCGAAatggacaacaacaaattgcagctgctgcttaAAAACAAATCCATTTACGACCAACTCTGTTCGCTGCTGAATCAGCCTTTGGGACAAGGGTCCGATCCCCAAGATCGGAAATGGATCCAACTAGCCCGCCAGACGCATCTAGAACAGTTCACATTTATGTGGCTGGGCGCGGAGGATCTGTTGGATCACGTTAAAAGAAAAGGCGCCTCTGTAGAGTTTGCCACATTTGCTCGTGCCCTGCAGGGAGTCGATCCCCAGGCTTACGCAGTTCTGGTTAACCCAACTTGA
- the LOC6607162 gene encoding bifunctional methylenetetrahydrofolate dehydrogenase/cyclohydrolase, mitochondrial isoform X2, protein MRFTSNMAQIINGKAIAQEVRTKLAHELKEMEAAGYPKPHLTAVIVGEDPASEKYVANKMVACREVGISSETKRLPASTTQEELLQLIADLNKDPQVTGILVQLPVPEHINERTICNAVDVDKDVDGFNEVNIGRTALDMEANIPATPLGVKRLLEHMKIETLGRNAVVVGRSKNVSLPMAILLHADGKYATKAMDATVTICHRYTPPKELARHCRQADIIVVAVGKPGLITKDMVKPGACVIDVGINRIKDESTGQFKLVGDVDFEEVRQVAGHITPVPGGVGPMTVAMLMHNTLKAARKQFDDRKSS, encoded by the exons CAACATGGCCCAAATCATCAATGGCAAGGCCATAGCCCAAGAGGTGCGCACCAAACTAGCACACGAGCTCAAGGAAATGGAGGCTGCTGGCTATCCGAAGCCCCACCTCACGGCCGTCATTGTGGGCGAGGATCCGGCTAGCGAGAAGTATGTGGCTAACAAGATGGTCGCCTGCCGGGAGGTGGGCATCTCCAGTGAGACCAAGAGGTTGCCCGCCTCCACCACgcaggaggagctgctgcAACTGATTGCCGATCTGAACAAGGATCCCCAGGTGACGGGGATACTGGTGCAGTTGCCGGTGCCAGAGCACATCAACGAGCGCACCATCTGCAATGCCGTCGATGTGGACAAGGATGTGGATGGCTTCAATGAGGTCAACATCGGACGCACGGCCCTGGACATGGAGGCCAATATTCCGGCCACGCCGCTGGGAGTCAAGCGACTGTTGGAGCATATGAAAATCGAAACACTCGGTCGTAACGCCGTGGTGGTGGGACGCTCCAAGAATGTCAGTCTACCGATGGCCATCCTGCTGCACGCGGATGGCAAGTATGCCACCAAGGCAATGGATGCCACGGTGACCATCTGCCACAGGTATACACCGCCCAAGGAACTGGCTCGCCATTGCCGGCAGGCGGATATCATTGTGGTCGCAGTGGGCAAGCCGGGTTTGATCACCAAGGACATGGTTAAGCCCGGAGCCTGTGTCATCGATGTGGGCATCAACCGCATCAAGGACGAGAGCACTGGCCAGTTTAAGCTGGTCGGAGACGTGGACTTCGAAG AAGTTCGCCAGGTCGCCGGCCACATCACTCCTGTGCCCGGCGGAGTTGGTCCCATGACGGTGGCCATGCTGATGCACAACACGCTGAAGGCGGCCAGGAAGCAGTTTGACGATCGCAAGTCCTCCTGA
- the LOC6607162 gene encoding bifunctional methylenetetrahydrofolate dehydrogenase/cyclohydrolase, mitochondrial isoform X1, with the protein MAQIINGKAIAQEVRTKLAHELKEMEAAGYPKPHLTAVIVGEDPASEKYVANKMVACREVGISSETKRLPASTTQEELLQLIADLNKDPQVTGILVQLPVPEHINERTICNAVDVDKDVDGFNEVNIGRTALDMEANIPATPLGVKRLLEHMKIETLGRNAVVVGRSKNVSLPMAILLHADGKYATKAMDATVTICHRYTPPKELARHCRQADIIVVAVGKPGLITKDMVKPGACVIDVGINRIKDESTGQFKLVGDVDFEEVRQVAGHITPVPGGVGPMTVAMLMHNTLKAARKQFDDRKSS; encoded by the exons ATGGCCCAAATCATCAATGGCAAGGCCATAGCCCAAGAGGTGCGCACCAAACTAGCACACGAGCTCAAGGAAATGGAGGCTGCTGGCTATCCGAAGCCCCACCTCACGGCCGTCATTGTGGGCGAGGATCCGGCTAGCGAGAAGTATGTGGCTAACAAGATGGTCGCCTGCCGGGAGGTGGGCATCTCCAGTGAGACCAAGAGGTTGCCCGCCTCCACCACgcaggaggagctgctgcAACTGATTGCCGATCTGAACAAGGATCCCCAGGTGACGGGGATACTGGTGCAGTTGCCGGTGCCAGAGCACATCAACGAGCGCACCATCTGCAATGCCGTCGATGTGGACAAGGATGTGGATGGCTTCAATGAGGTCAACATCGGACGCACGGCCCTGGACATGGAGGCCAATATTCCGGCCACGCCGCTGGGAGTCAAGCGACTGTTGGAGCATATGAAAATCGAAACACTCGGTCGTAACGCCGTGGTGGTGGGACGCTCCAAGAATGTCAGTCTACCGATGGCCATCCTGCTGCACGCGGATGGCAAGTATGCCACCAAGGCAATGGATGCCACGGTGACCATCTGCCACAGGTATACACCGCCCAAGGAACTGGCTCGCCATTGCCGGCAGGCGGATATCATTGTGGTCGCAGTGGGCAAGCCGGGTTTGATCACCAAGGACATGGTTAAGCCCGGAGCCTGTGTCATCGATGTGGGCATCAACCGCATCAAGGACGAGAGCACTGGCCAGTTTAAGCTGGTCGGAGACGTGGACTTCGAAG AAGTTCGCCAGGTCGCCGGCCACATCACTCCTGTGCCCGGCGGAGTTGGTCCCATGACGGTGGCCATGCTGATGCACAACACGCTGAAGGCGGCCAGGAAGCAGTTTGACGATCGCAAGTCCTCCTGA
- the LOC6607163 gene encoding parafibromin translates to MADPLSLLRQYNINKKEIVERDSQIIFGEFSWPKSVKTNYLKYGSGKKGAPREYYTLECLLYLLKNVMLQHSVYVRQCAAEDIPAVNRPDRKELLAYLNGETPTCASIDKSAPLEIPTQVKRAAEGEPSSVEVAAKKARFEETQVQKVREQLAARWDVNQKETAVNMDNIKSLSETMSVEKIAAIKAKRLANKRTTIKRTDNDEAMGTDLRAILDYDVDSTKDIISRERQWRTRTSILQSTGKIFAKNIFAMLQGIKAREEGRNRPQVPNPIKMPEPARIAKPQPQLSQYNRYDQERFNRQKEETEGFKIDTLGTYHGMSLKSVTEGSLAQRKAQANNLPGAPGVIAGAAAGRPKELLPAAQARQLPANGPSKRTSRTPIIIIPSANTSLITMLNAKDILQELRFMSTSDKKLQGCQRECEVLLQRKRNNQTVSYRVIDNPIKLSQQEWQRVVAVFVMGPQWQFKGWPWEGNPVDIFSKICAFHLCFSEMKLDSNVERWSVTLLRLSQNKRHMDRAVLSKFWETLDKYIAKYKPDLRY, encoded by the exons ATGGCAGATCCGCTCAGTTTGCTTCGGCAGTACAACATAAACAAAAAGGAGATCGTCGAGCGAGACAGCCAGATTATCTTCGGCGAGTTCTCCTGGCCGAAGAGCGTGAAGACCAACTATCTCAAATATGG ATCCGGCAAGAAGGGCGCTCCACGTGAGTACTACACGCTGGAGTGCCTGCTGTACCTGCTCAAGAATGTGATGCTGCAGCACTCGGTCTATGTGCGGCAATGCGCCGCCGAGGATATACCCGCTGTGAATCGGCCGGATCGTAAAGAGCTCCTAGCCTATCTGAATGGCGAGACGCCAACGTGTGCCAGCATCGACAAGAGTGCCCCGCTGGAGATCCCCACCCAGGTGAAGCGTGCCGCCGAGGGTGAACCTTCCAGCGTTGAGGTGGCTGCCAAGAAGGCCCGCTTCGAGGAGACCCAAGTGCAGAAGGTGCGCGAGCAACTGGCCGCCCGATGGGATGTTAACCAGAAGGAGACCGCTGTCAACATGGACAACATCAAGTCCCTGTCCGAGACGATGTCCGTTGAGAAGATCGCCGCCATCAAGGCAAAGCGTCTCGCCAACAAGCGAACGACCATTAAAAGGACGGACAATGACGAGGCCATGGGCACTGATTTGCGTGCCATCCTGGACTATGATGTGGACTCCACGAAGGACATTATTAGCAGAGAACGGCAGTGGCGCACGCGAACATCAATTCTGCAAAGCACGGGCAAGATCTTTGCCAAAAACATCTTTGCTATGCTGCAGGGCATAAAAGCGCGCGAGGAGGGACGCAATCGTCCACAGGTGCCCAATCCCATCAAGATGCCGGAGCCGGCGCGAATAGCCAAGCCACAGCCGCAATTATCGCAATACAACCGTTACGACCAGGAGCGCTTCAATCGGCAAAAGGAGGAGACCGAGGGCTTTAAGATCGACACGCTCGGCACATACCACGGTATGTCGCTGAAATCCGTGACGGAGGGCTCACTGGCTCAGCGTAAGGCGCAGGCTAACAACCTACCGGGAGCACCGGGTGTAATAGCGGGAGCAGCCGCCGGGCGGCCCAAGGAATTGCTACCTGCGGCCCAAGCTCGGCAATTGCCCGCCAATGGTCCATCGAAGCGAACATCTCGCACCCCCATTATCATCATACCGTCTGCCAACACAAGCCTCATTACCATGCTCAACGCGAAGGATATTCTGCAGGAACTGCGCTTCATGTCCACCTCGGACAAAAAGCTGCAGGGCTGCCAGCGCGAATGCGAAGTGCTGTTACAG CGAAAACGCAACAATCAGACTGTGTCTTACCGGGTGATAGACAATCCCATCAAGCTCTCGCAACAGGAGTGGCAACGGGTGGTGGCCGTCTTCGTTATGGGACCCCAGTGGCAGTTCAAGGGCTGGCCTTGGGAAGGCAATCCCGTCGATATATTCTCAAAGA TTTGCGCTTTTCATTTGTGCTTTAGCGAGATGAAACTGGACTCGAACGTGGAGCGCTGGTCAGTGACGCTGCTGCGACTATCGCAAAACAAGCGGCATATGGATCGGGCAGTGCTCAGCAAATTTTGGGAAACTTTGGACAA ATATATAGCCAAGTACAAGCCCGATCTGCGGTATTAA